A DNA window from Leptolyngbya subtilissima AS-A7 contains the following coding sequences:
- a CDS encoding glycosyltransferase family 2 protein — MPSLSRSVSKPIDKAKSRPPVRWATLIIAAIVGLSAAIVLAWFVGEAQITKIFAQLQMLQNQPPMWLEVPMVAAQYLVAPTVVLLLLAFAITRISPRPQPWSRCVVISILLVLVTRYLVWRCLSTLNLASPLESTFSLLLLGVELFGLTISIIQLLLLLRVRDRRFQADALEHEVIQGHYQPWVDVFIPTYDEPAFILRRTVIGCQAMDYSRKTVYLLDDTRRPEIKALAAELGCQYLTRPNNNHAKAGNLNHALGLTQGELIASFDADFVPTRNFLCRTVGFFQNSTVGLVQTPQSFYNPDPIARNLGLEGVLTPDEEVFYRQIQPMRDGSGSVVCAGTSFVVRRSALEDSGGFVTESLSEDYFTAIRIAALGNEVIYLDEQLSAGLAAENISAHVTQRLRWARGTLQAFFIDSNPLTIRGLSLLQRLGHLEGLMNQLGSIPRLVLLLMPLAYSFLNVVPIQANTREVLYFFLPYYLVQLTVFAWLNHYSRSALISDIYSVVLVFPLAAAVVQALVRPFSKGFDVTPKGTSNQTFQFNWRLSLPLVILFGLTAVSLWRNLGLCLMVGWGSDSYGLQAKGLALGWLWSAYNLAMIAIALLILLDVPRPNPHVWLDLRRVVKLSPRLFQVASDDGLDPSPSGPIPKTWWGITTQMSEAGVEVALTQQVSPEHPLSVGMAVDLEIAEEAIALEGIVTAVVYQDELPHLRVQFGPMAPATYRALVTTLFCRPGQWKRWNSPGELRSLGLLLRVLFWPRWAQDLSSRAMPVAKG, encoded by the coding sequence ATGCCGTCTCTATCGAGATCTGTTTCTAAACCGATCGACAAGGCTAAATCGCGCCCGCCGGTACGCTGGGCGACCTTGATCATAGCCGCGATCGTAGGGCTGTCGGCAGCCATTGTGCTGGCCTGGTTTGTGGGTGAAGCGCAGATTACCAAAATTTTTGCCCAGCTCCAGATGTTGCAGAATCAGCCCCCGATGTGGCTTGAGGTACCCATGGTGGCTGCCCAATATTTGGTGGCCCCCACGGTGGTGCTGCTGCTGCTGGCTTTTGCCATCACCCGCATTTCGCCTCGGCCTCAGCCCTGGTCGCGGTGCGTTGTGATTAGCATTTTGCTGGTTTTGGTAACCCGCTATCTCGTCTGGCGCTGCCTCTCTACCCTCAATCTAGCCTCACCCCTAGAGAGCACCTTTAGCCTGCTGCTGCTTGGGGTGGAGCTGTTTGGCCTCACCATCAGCATTATTCAACTGCTGCTGCTGCTGCGGGTGCGCGATCGCCGCTTCCAGGCCGATGCGCTAGAGCACGAGGTCATCCAGGGGCATTACCAGCCCTGGGTAGACGTATTTATCCCCACCTACGATGAACCAGCCTTTATCCTGCGCCGCACTGTCATCGGTTGCCAGGCAATGGATTACTCGCGCAAAACCGTATATCTACTCGACGACACCCGCCGACCTGAAATCAAAGCCTTAGCAGCAGAATTGGGCTGCCAGTACCTGACGCGCCCCAACAACAACCACGCCAAAGCGGGCAATCTCAACCATGCCCTTGGACTCACCCAGGGAGAACTGATCGCCTCCTTTGATGCCGACTTTGTGCCAACGCGCAATTTTCTCTGCCGCACTGTGGGCTTTTTTCAAAACTCAACGGTGGGGCTGGTGCAGACCCCCCAAAGTTTCTACAACCCTGACCCCATTGCCCGCAACCTGGGTTTAGAAGGGGTGTTAACCCCCGACGAAGAGGTCTTTTACCGCCAGATTCAACCCATGCGAGACGGGTCAGGCAGCGTGGTCTGTGCCGGCACCTCGTTTGTGGTGCGCCGCAGCGCTTTAGAAGACAGCGGTGGATTTGTCACCGAATCGCTCAGCGAAGACTACTTCACCGCCATCCGCATAGCGGCCCTGGGCAACGAAGTTATCTATTTAGACGAACAGCTCAGTGCGGGCCTGGCAGCGGAGAACATCTCAGCCCACGTCACCCAGCGGCTGCGGTGGGCCAGGGGTACCCTTCAGGCGTTTTTCATCGACTCTAATCCCCTAACTATTCGAGGGCTGTCTCTGCTGCAGCGCCTGGGGCATCTCGAAGGACTGATGAATCAGTTGGGCAGCATTCCCCGCCTAGTGCTATTGCTGATGCCCTTGGCCTACTCGTTTCTCAATGTGGTGCCTATTCAGGCCAATACCCGCGAAGTGCTGTATTTCTTTTTGCCCTACTACCTGGTGCAGCTCACCGTGTTTGCCTGGCTCAACCACTACTCCCGCTCGGCGCTGATTTCTGATATTTATTCGGTAGTGTTGGTGTTTCCCCTAGCGGCGGCGGTGGTGCAAGCTCTAGTCAGACCATTTTCGAAGGGTTTTGATGTCACCCCAAAGGGCACGTCTAACCAAACGTTTCAGTTTAATTGGCGGCTGAGCCTGCCGCTGGTGATTTTGTTTGGGCTGACCGCCGTCAGCCTGTGGCGCAACTTGGGCCTGTGTTTGATGGTCGGCTGGGGCAGTGACAGCTATGGTCTCCAAGCAAAGGGGCTGGCCTTGGGCTGGCTGTGGAGCGCCTACAACCTGGCGATGATCGCGATCGCTCTGCTAATTTTGCTGGATGTCCCTCGCCCCAACCCCCATGTGTGGCTGGATCTGCGCCGGGTGGTGAAGCTGTCGCCCCGGCTGTTTCAGGTGGCGTCGGACGATGGCCTCGACCCCAGTCCCAGTGGCCCTATCCCCAAAACTTGGTGGGGCATTACTACGCAAATGTCAGAGGCCGGGGTTGAGGTCGCCCTCACCCAGCAGGTTTCCCCAGAGCATCCCCTCAGCGTAGGGATGGCGGTAGATCTAGAAATCGCCGAGGAGGCGATCGCCCTAGAAGGCATCGTCACCGCCGTAGTCTACCAAGACGAGTTGCCCCATCTGCGGGTGCAGTTTGGCCCCATGGCCCCTGCCACCTACCGTGCCCTGGTCACCACCCTGTTTTGCCGCCCTGGTCAGTGGAAGCGGTGGAACAGCCCCGGCGAGCTGCGATCGCTCGGGCTGCTGCTACGGGTGCTGTTTTGGCCAAGATGGGCGCAGGACCTCAGTTCTAGAGCAATGCCGGTGGCCAAAGGGTAA
- a CDS encoding DUF2283 domain-containing protein, which yields MQITYDPDRDILQIAFNQREVGETARISPNLILDYDDDGMVVGLELREASRRVDSPLSVTFTVGDADLEKPQP from the coding sequence ATGCAGATCACCTACGACCCCGATCGCGACATCCTGCAAATCGCCTTTAATCAGCGCGAAGTCGGCGAAACCGCCCGCATTTCGCCCAACCTCATTCTCGATTACGACGACGACGGCATGGTTGTGGGGCTTGAGCTGCGCGAGGCCTCTCGCCGGGTTGATAGTCCCCTCTCGGTCACGTTTACCGTAGGCGACGCCGATCTCGAAAAGCCGCAGCCGTAG
- a CDS encoding Hsp20/alpha crystallin family protein has product MIIRRYLDPITEINAIRRQINEAFGDLTNEALTKTDWAPAIRLVDHGHDFVLTAHLVGVTAADLDVQVAADSVTIAGVRKAPEAPAEEGTQVLYDDTRYGSFQRMVNLPDAVQNDKVVADFTHGVLTLTLPKVVEARNKVVKISLGGNENPAIEAGEA; this is encoded by the coding sequence ATGATTATTCGTCGCTACTTAGACCCCATCACCGAAATTAATGCCATTCGTCGCCAGATCAACGAGGCCTTCGGCGATCTCACCAATGAAGCATTGACTAAGACCGATTGGGCTCCTGCCATTCGCTTAGTTGACCACGGCCATGATTTCGTGTTGACGGCTCACTTAGTGGGCGTCACTGCTGCCGACCTCGACGTGCAGGTAGCCGCTGACAGTGTAACCATTGCTGGCGTTCGCAAAGCTCCCGAAGCCCCTGCCGAAGAAGGCACCCAGGTGCTCTATGACGACACCCGCTACGGCAGCTTCCAGCGCATGGTCAATCTGCCCGACGCTGTGCAGAACGACAAAGTTGTGGCTGACTTTACCCACGGCGTGCTGACTCTGACTCTGCCCAAGGTGGTTGAAGCCCGCAATAAGGTCGTCAAAATCAGCCTAGGTGGCAACGAAAACCCCGCCATTGAAGCGGGTGAAGCCTAA
- a CDS encoding DUF1517 domain-containing protein, with amino-acid sequence MQVSSSFKRLWWMIAATTVMIAMVVYLGVVPVVKSHHLSLGAIEERLSQGFLPSGTVREQSVSGGMSRGGSFSRPSAPAPSAPRSLPSYGGGYGGSYGGGYGGSYGGGSYGYRSAPGPVIVPYPTYAPAPVYVGTGGGGGGGFLIVIVVVGFILLPIAFNYLQGGTSRFDSPATAGSQSELLNNIVTVTRLQIVLLAGARDLQRDLDRIALNADLTTPTGLAAQLRETVLALLRHPDYWTHVRAESQTVAGREQAAERFERLSIQERSKFTVETLVNVGGEVQRRAMSVGPSGDVASHIVVTLLLGTADDRPLFSTVNSVADLRAVLQRLGSISPAYLLVYELLWTPQDPTDSLSGDELLANYPDLVTL; translated from the coding sequence ATGCAGGTGAGCTCTAGCTTTAAGCGGCTTTGGTGGATGATTGCTGCCACTACCGTCATGATTGCGATGGTGGTCTATCTGGGGGTAGTGCCGGTGGTGAAGAGCCATCACCTTTCCCTAGGGGCGATCGAGGAGCGGCTCAGCCAGGGCTTTTTGCCATCGGGAACTGTTAGAGAGCAGTCCGTCAGCGGCGGCATGAGCCGAGGGGGCTCCTTCAGCCGTCCCTCTGCGCCTGCGCCCTCGGCTCCGCGCAGTTTGCCTAGCTATGGTGGTGGTTATGGAGGCAGTTATGGTGGCGGCTATGGCGGCAGTTACGGTGGCGGTAGCTACGGCTATCGCTCGGCCCCAGGGCCAGTGATTGTGCCCTACCCAACTTATGCTCCTGCTCCGGTGTATGTGGGCACGGGCGGTGGCGGTGGCGGTGGGTTCTTGATTGTGATTGTGGTGGTAGGTTTTATTTTGCTGCCCATCGCGTTTAACTATCTGCAGGGCGGCACTAGTCGGTTTGACAGCCCAGCGACGGCGGGTAGCCAGAGTGAACTGCTCAACAACATTGTCACCGTGACGCGTCTACAGATAGTGCTGCTAGCGGGGGCAAGAGATCTTCAGCGCGACCTCGATCGCATTGCCCTCAATGCCGACCTCACTACCCCGACGGGGCTAGCCGCACAGCTGCGCGAAACAGTGCTGGCGCTGCTGCGTCACCCTGATTATTGGACCCACGTGCGAGCCGAATCGCAGACGGTGGCCGGACGTGAGCAGGCGGCGGAACGATTTGAGCGGCTGTCGATTCAAGAGCGCAGTAAGTTCACCGTCGAAACTTTGGTGAATGTGGGCGGCGAGGTGCAGCGACGGGCGATGTCCGTCGGCCCCAGCGGAGATGTGGCCTCGCACATTGTGGTGACGCTGCTGTTGGGCACGGCAGACGATCGCCCCCTGTTCAGCACCGTCAACTCTGTTGCTGACCTAAGAGCGGTATTGCAGCGCTTAGGCTCTATTTCTCCTGCCTATTTGCTGGTCTACGAGCTGCTGTGGACACCCCAGGACCCCACCGATAGCCTAAGCGGCGATGAACTGCTCGCCAACTATCCCGACCTAGTCACGCTTTAG
- a CDS encoding YbaY family lipoprotein, with protein MNKRVFSTLLGAGLVAASLGGGVMAGGQALAQPQPEWHNCMTREVFTPEKQAWCDRWDTLINGTYTVPLGFGSEPTFETVTLENGEYNRPGELLVSMAKEPNWLAFGDINGDGKTDAAVFFGVNQGGGTNLVTYAAAVMDVDGEAQALRPVAVGERIMLNGPTTIENQRINVSQLTQTEVINRSFVVDDDSLSELAQLPGPVDSSVLDGTIVFSQTPTYAVRVFTQQGQPRINLFNKTTGRQELNAAPATANASAAGTIFTHNGTPAVEVTIAANGAQTIEVNNAVQTNSASVTGTVGYLPRIAMPPNAVLEVSLVDVSRADAPGVVLASQSMVFGDRQVPIPFELVYNPDQIDPRLSYAVQARIIVDGDLRFTTTSRFAVITQGNPTNVEVRVEQVSR; from the coding sequence ATGAACAAGCGAGTGTTTTCTACTCTTTTAGGCGCTGGTTTAGTAGCTGCTTCTCTAGGCGGTGGAGTGATGGCAGGGGGCCAAGCCCTGGCCCAGCCCCAGCCCGAATGGCACAACTGCATGACCCGTGAGGTGTTTACGCCCGAGAAGCAGGCTTGGTGCGATCGCTGGGACACCCTGATCAACGGTACCTACACTGTGCCCCTCGGCTTTGGCTCCGAGCCTACTTTTGAAACCGTCACCCTGGAAAATGGCGAGTACAATCGCCCCGGCGAACTGCTGGTCAGCATGGCCAAAGAACCCAACTGGCTGGCCTTTGGCGATATCAACGGCGACGGCAAAACTGATGCCGCCGTATTTTTTGGCGTTAACCAGGGGGGCGGCACTAATCTGGTCACCTACGCAGCAGCCGTGATGGATGTGGACGGCGAAGCTCAGGCATTGCGCCCCGTCGCTGTGGGGGAACGAATTATGCTCAACGGCCCTACCACCATTGAAAATCAACGCATTAACGTGTCGCAGCTGACCCAAACTGAGGTAATCAACCGCAGTTTCGTGGTCGATGACGACAGCCTCAGCGAGCTGGCTCAGCTGCCGGGGCCGGTAGATTCCAGCGTGCTCGATGGCACCATCGTGTTTTCGCAGACGCCAACCTACGCGGTGAGGGTATTTACTCAGCAAGGGCAGCCTCGCATCAACCTGTTTAACAAGACCACCGGGCGGCAAGAGCTAAATGCGGCCCCGGCGACCGCTAACGCTTCCGCAGCAGGCACCATCTTCACCCACAACGGCACTCCCGCCGTAGAGGTAACGATCGCTGCTAACGGCGCCCAAACCATTGAGGTCAACAACGCCGTGCAAACCAACTCCGCCAGCGTGACTGGCACCGTCGGCTATCTGCCCCGCATTGCCATGCCCCCCAACGCTGTTTTGGAGGTCAGCCTGGTAGATGTCAGCCGGGCCGATGCGCCAGGGGTGGTGCTTGCTTCTCAGAGCATGGTGTTTGGCGATCGCCAGGTACCGATCCCCTTTGAGCTGGTCTACAACCCCGACCAGATTGACCCACGCTTGAGCTACGCGGTGCAGGCCCGCATTATTGTCGACGGGGATCTACGATTTACCACCACCAGCCGCTTTGCAGTAATCACCCAAGGTAACCCCACCAATGTAGAAGTTCGGGTTGAACAGGTTTCGCGGTAA